From the genome of Neomonachus schauinslandi chromosome 1, ASM220157v2, whole genome shotgun sequence:
tcgggctctgtgctcagcgcagagtctgcttgggattccttacccccttcctctccttccccctctgctcctccccccacttgcatgccttgtctctctctctctaaaataaaaaagtgaattgCTCTATGAGTTTGGACAGACATGTACAGTTAATCACCACCATGATCAAAGTACAGAATATTCCCATCATaccaaaaattcttttttgcctctttatatcaatcttttccttccccctccagccataggcaaccactaatctgctttctgtcactacaaATCGGTGTGTGTTTTTCAGAATttgatgtaaatggaatcatgtagttatattattctttttggtcttttttttttttcccacttagcctaattattttgagattcactcatgttgttacatgtatcaatagttcatttctttttattgctgagtagtactccataGAATGTGtacaccacaatttgtttatctgcCTGTTGGTGAACATCtggattattttcaattttcagctattacaaataaagctgctgttaACTTTTATGTACTTATCTTTATACGGACatatatttccctttctcttgggtacataccTAGCTGTGGAATGGCTGGGACATAACAAGTGTATATTTAGCCTTTCAAGTAACTGTCAGACTCTTTTCTGAAGTGGTTGTACCATCTTACATTCTCCCCAGCAGTGTCTTGAGTTTGAATTTCTCTACCTCCTCGCCAACACTCggtatttttggctttttaactTTAGACCATTCTACTAGGTGTATACTGGTatcttactgtgatttttttttttcaaaagatatttatttgagagagagagagcagggggagtagcagagggagagggagaggcaggctcccccctgagcagggagcccgacatggggcttgatcccaggaccctgggatcatgacctgagctgaaggcagatgcccaaccgactgagccacccaggcgtctctctTACTGTGATTTTTACCTTGCATTTTCCTAACAGCTGATGATGTGTAGAGCATCTTTTATATGTATGCTTGCCATCTTTGTAtgttttttggtgaagtgtctgttcaaatctttgtgttttttttttcttttaattaggtTGTCTTCTCATTGAGTTTTGAAagttcttatatattctggatacaagtccttaccagatatgtgacttgcaaatattttctcccagtctgtagtttgtgttttcattttcttttttctttcttttttttttttttgatacattatcttcttttattcaaaTACCAGTCTGATCACACATGGTCCAAGAACACTCAAATAATAAGTCACATATAAACAGATGTTAAAGATTGGTCTTCAAACATTATAGCCAATGAGGCCACGCTTGCCTATGATCTCGCCGACATAAAACCACATCCACACCTCGGTGGCCCCCAAACCATTCAGCAGAGCTTCCTTAACTGTGAGCTGTTTGAAGCTACCAGTTTGAGCACTCTTGACTATTTTTTTCAAGCTCTGAATAACTGTAGGGATCTCAGCAGGGGTTGGTGGAACCAGCTCAACCTTGGCATAGTGCCAAAATGTGGCCAGTCGAGGCTTTGAGTAAGTCACAGCAGCGTTCACCAGCGCCGGGGCCTTCTCCGCGAGGTTACAGACAAACTGGGCCATGGTTCCAAGCTGCAAGGTCTGCCGCCCCGGACGGCCGCTGAATGTCACCCCCCGGAAGGACCCGCCGCAGGACCCCGTTCCCCTtcccttgtgttttcattttcttaacagtgtctttcaaagagcagtttttaattttgatgaagtcattTTACCAACAGTTTCTTTTATGGGTCATGCTTCTGGTGTCatacctaagaaatctttgcctaatccaaggtcacaaggATTTTCACCTATGTTTTAGAAGAAAAGCTTATACATATAttacagttttaggttttacatttaggtctgtgacccattttgagttatttatttatttttttaaagatttttatttatttacctgacagagagagagagcacaagcagggggagcagcagaggcagagggagaagcagaccccctgccgagcaaggagcccggtgtggggctcgatcccaggaccccgggatcatgacctgagccgaaggcagacacttaacgactgagccacccaggcgccctgagttagttattttttatatgtggTACAAAGTATGTACCAAagttcattcttttacatatggatatccagttgttccagcaacTGTCTTTACTAAGTTGTTTGTGtacctttgttaaaaattaattgaccagatatctgtgggtatatttctggactgcatttgttccattgatctatgcatctctCTTTttaccagtaccacactgtcttttttttttttaaagattttatttatttatttgagagagaatgagagacagagagcatgagaaggaggaaggtcagagggagaagcagactccctgctcagcagggagcccgatgcgggactcgatcccgggactccaggatcatgacctgagctgaaggcagtcgcttaaccaactgagccacccaggcgcccgagtaccacactgtcttgattgctgtagctttaaactaagtcttaaaatcaggtaatgtgatttttctaattttcttcttttcttcaaaatttttttgaCTTCTCTAGTTGCTTTGCCTTTTCATATCAATTTTAGAATCGGCTtcttgtttcctatagttgatTTCAGAGAGAACTGATATCTCAGCAAAATTGAGCCTTCAGTTTGCAAACATGGTATATCTCCTCATCGATATTGGTCTTCTTTGATTCTACTCATCAGTGTACTATAGTTTTCAGCGTACAGATTTTGCATATAtgttgttagatttatatctaagcattttgtagtgggttgaatggtggcctcCTCAAAAATATGTCTGTCCTGACTGACCCCCAGAACCTgcgaatgtgatcttatttggaaagagggtctttgccAATGAAGTTAAGATAAATCTCAagatgagattatcctggattattggGTTGgccttaaatccaatgacaagtgtccttacaagagatacatggagagaggaaaaggcCATATGAAGATGGAGGTAGAAGACTACAGTTTTGCAGTCATAAACCAGGGAatcctggagccaccagaagctgaaagaggcaagaaaggattctcTCTTAGTGCTTCCACTAAGCACTAAGGGGGCCCTGTTGATaccttaattttggacttctagcctccagaacacggagagaataaatttctgttgttttaagtcaccaagtgtGACAATTTGTTAGAGCAACTGTAGGAAAGTAATAACACATTTcatgatttttggtgctattgaaAAGATAATGGCCAaggatttttgaaaattaatgaaaggCATCAAACCACAGATCTAAAAagctcagaaaaaggaaaaaaggctgaataaaaaacaaaaacaaactctgcACAAATTACATTCAAgcttctgaaaaccaaagattaagagaaaatattgaagGTAGACAGAAAAGTGACATTGTATACAGAGGATCAAAGGTAAGAACCACAGAAGAATTCTCATATGAAACTATACAATCCAGAAGTCATTGgagtaacatttttaaagtattgaaagaaaaagactgtcaacccagaattctgtaCTTAGCAAAAATAcctcttaaaaatgaaagagaaataaagactttttttcagACAAAAGCTGAGAAAATTTGCTACCACCAAACTTGCTCTAtaaaaaatgtctcttttctctctcttttccttctgggattccagTCACACATGTTAGACAATTTGATATTGTCTCACAGTTTATGGATGCTCTGTTCTGGGGTTCCCCCCTGCCATTGTGTCAGTTTGAGGAACTGATCAATGTTGAAGGACACTGATTCATTTTCCTCAGCTGGGCTGAGCCTACCAATTAGCCCGTCAAAGCCATTCTTCCTCTCTGTTACTGGGTTTCCGATTTCTAGCATTTTCATGGActctttcttataatttctaCCTCCCTGGTGGAATTCCCCATCTATCCATGTGTGTTGTCCACACTTTGCAATACAACCTTTAACATACTagtcatagttattttaaattttatgtctgATAGTGCCAATGTCAAAGTCATCTGATTCtgctgaatgcttttttttttttaagattttatttatttatttgacagagagatagtgagagcaggaacacaagcagggggagtgggagagggagaagcaggcttcccgccaagcagggagccccttgtggggctcgatcccaggaccctgggatcatgacctgagccaaaggcagacgcttagcgactgagacacccaggcgcccccccccttgttttttaagattttatttattagagagagagagagagagagtgcgtgagcatgcg
Proteins encoded in this window:
- the LOC110584808 gene encoding ATP synthase subunit g, mitochondrial-like; the encoded protein is MAQFVCNLAEKAPALVNAAVTYSKPRLATFWHYAKVELVPPTPAEIPTVIQSLKKIVKSAQTGSFKQLTVKEALLNGLGATEVWMWFYVGEIIGKRGLIGYNV